TGAACGCGGTTCACCTGGCACGCCACTCCGTAGCCCGGATGCAATCCGGGGCTTTTCTAGCCGCCTGATCCCCGGATTTCATCCGGGCTACGGCATCGTCTCACTATGCAAGCACGCCTTCTGCCGTACCTCGGTATATACCCCCTGACAGGTTCGTTGTTGCGTCTGCCATCGACGAAACAACCCGGCAATCCGCCGCGCCAGCAGGTGCCCGGCATGCGCCTCCTCGCGCAAACCGATATGCCCGCTCATGCCCGATACCACAGGCGCATGAAGCCCAGCGCCAGCAGCAGGCCGACCTGGCCCAGCGCCGCGCACAGCGACAGAAAAGAGCGCAACGTGCTGTTTTGCGCCGCATCCTGAATGCCGGTCAGGGCACTCCAGAAACCTTCCGGCAGCAGCATCAGGCTCAGGCTGGCCAGCGGCTTGCCGGTCAGCAGCAGGCCGTCGATCAGGTTGAACCAGCCGCCGAACATCAGGCCGACAAGGATCATCACCGCCACCACCAGGCCGAGGCCCAGGCAGGCGGAAAATTGCATGAGAAGACGCATGGGATCACCTCCAGAGAAGAGGCGCGGCACTCGCCGCGCCGATTGGATTCAGGCTTGCGGCGCAGTGCGGCCGACGTCGTACCAGTCCAGCTTGCGGGTCAGCACCATCACGCTGCCGAGCACACCGAACACCAGCAGCGAGCCCATCAGCAGGGCGTAGTCCTCGGCATTGAGCAGGCCGTAGAGCATGGCGTACAGCGCTGCCAGCAACGCGCCAAAGCCCAGGCCGCGCTGCCAGCTGTGCAGCACGAAGCTGACGTAGAAGCCAATCAGCCCAACGCAGGCGCTGGCCGACAGCAGATAGGCCAGGGCGAACGCCAGATGCTCGGACAGCGACAGCAGCAGCAGGTAGAACAGCGCCAGCGACAGGCCGACCAGGGCGTACTGCACCGGATGCACGGCCAGGCGCTTGAGCACCTCGAAGAGGAAGAAGGTGGCGAAGGTCAGGGCAATGAACAGCAGCGCATATTTGATCGCGCGGTCGGTCTTCAGGTACTGATCCACCGGGTCGACGAAACTCACCCCGAAGTTGCGGCCGAAGAGATTCTGGCAACGCTCAGCGCCCACGCAGCCGCGCAATGCCTCTTCCAGGTTGGTGGCGAAGAAGCTGGTCTGCCACTCGGCGCTAAAGCCTTTGTCAGAGATCTCGCGGCTGCTCGGCAGGTATTCACCGATGAAGCTCGGGTGCGGCCAGTCGGAGTGCAGCTTGACCCGGCTATCGCGCCCGACCGGCACGATCGAGAGCTGCTCGGTGCCCTGCAGTTTCAGATCGAAGGCGAACTCGAGCGTCTGCCCACCCTGCGCATCCAGAGCCGGGAGCGGCGCATGCACGCCGGCGCCGAAATTATCGTCGCCGCTGCCCGGTGCGAAACTCAGGGTCTGGCCATTCAAGCGCAGTTGCAGGTCGTTGCTGATACCCCGGATATCGCTGATGCCGACCGAGAGGAAGGGTTTCTCGAAACGGTAGAAGCCCAGGTCGTCGCCCAGCCCGAGGCGCGCCGGCAAGCGGAATTGACCACTGACCTGGCTGTCGCTGCGGTACAGACGTGCTTCGTAAATGCCGCGCGCTCGCAGCTCGGTTCCCACCTGGCCTTCGAGCACGAAGCGCTCCGGCAGGAAGTACAGGCGCCCGCGCCGTTGACGCTCTTCGCTGTAACGCTCGCCGGTTTTCTCGTTGGTTTTCCACTCGTGGGTGGTCTTGATGTAAGGCAGCACCAGGATCGGCCCGGTGATCTGCTGGCTGTAGCTGGAACTGCGGGCAATGCCCTGCATCACCTCATAGCGCAGGCCCTGGCGCTCATCGACCAGGCCATCGATCATCAACAGGGGAATCATCAGCAGCAGAATCAACAGGGCAATGGCGCCCAGCTTGAAACTCAGGGAACGGCTCATGGGTACGGCTCTCCGTAGCGAGTGAAAGTACGGCAGAGTCTGGGCAGCGATGATGGGAGGCGTGTGGGGCGCACGTGGAGATTGTGTGGAGAATGCGGGAGCGCTGTACGCCGATTCGTCATCCAGCAGCTCGGCGGCACTGGCATCTGTATAAAAAACCAGTAAAACTTCGTCCCATGCTCAGCCTCGATGCCCCCGAACTCTATTACCTGGCGAACTTTCGCAAGGCGCTTGCCTGGCTCGACGCCCATCACCGTGACCTGATGGACGACGCCGAACGCGCCTTCGTTGCGGATTTCCCTCGGCAACCCCTGCCCGCCCAGGCGCTGCTGGTGCGTCTGGTGATGCGCAAGGGCGTGCACTTTCGCGTGAGCAAACTGCGCTACGCCGAGATCGGTGAGATACCGAGCGCTGCCGCACCGCTGCTGCAACGGGGCTGGCTGATCGACTGCGCCGCACTGAGCTTCGACGAGCTGGGCGCCCTGCTGCTCAAGGACGAACTGGCCGCGCATTTCGCCAGCGATCTGCCAGGCGGCAACCTGAAAAAGAGCGAAGCGCTCGACCACCTGCGCGAGCTGCACAGCGAACCCCGCAGCCTGGCCGACTGGTGCCCGCAACTGGACGAACGCCTGCTGAGCCTGGCTATCGGCCCACTGTGCGACCGCCTGCGCCTGATGTTCTTCGGCAATCTGGCGCAGGACTGGTCGGAATTCGTGCTGGCCGACTTAGGCATATTCCGCTACGAACAAGTGCCGATCACCCCCGGTTCACGCGGCTTTCGCCACCGCCAGGACGTCGACGACTACCTGCACCTGCGCGCCTGCCGTGAGGCCTTCGAGGCCGGTATGGCGGTTACCGAGGTGCTGCAGCAGCTCGGCGATTTCAGCAGCGACAGCGCCCATATCAGCGACCGTCACCAGCGCCTGCTGCTGCAACTGGCGCAACACCTGGAACGCACTGGTGAACTGGACTCGGCGCTGGCGCTGTACCGCGACACCCGCGCGCTGGGCTCGCGACAGCGGCAGATCCGCGTGCTGGAGCGCCTCGGCCGGGATGCCGAAGCCTTAGCGCTGGCCGAACAGGTGCTCAACGCGCCGCACAACGCCGAAGAAGCGCAACTGGCCGAACGCGCACGCTCGCGTCTGCGCAAGCGCCTCGGCCTGCCGCCAGCGGCCAAGGCGGCGAAGCTGATCGAGGATCGCCTCGACCTGCGCCTGCCGCGCGCCGCCAGAGTCGAGCTGGCCGTGGCCATGCACTTGGCCGAACCCGATGCACCCGTGCATTACGTGGAGAACACGCTGATCTGCGGACTGTTCGGCCTGCTCTGCTG
This region of Pseudomonas wenzhouensis genomic DNA includes:
- the creD gene encoding cell envelope integrity protein CreD, with translation MSRSLSFKLGAIALLILLLMIPLLMIDGLVDERQGLRYEVMQGIARSSSYSQQITGPILVLPYIKTTHEWKTNEKTGERYSEERQRRGRLYFLPERFVLEGQVGTELRARGIYEARLYRSDSQVSGQFRLPARLGLGDDLGFYRFEKPFLSVGISDIRGISNDLQLRLNGQTLSFAPGSGDDNFGAGVHAPLPALDAQGGQTLEFAFDLKLQGTEQLSIVPVGRDSRVKLHSDWPHPSFIGEYLPSSREISDKGFSAEWQTSFFATNLEEALRGCVGAERCQNLFGRNFGVSFVDPVDQYLKTDRAIKYALLFIALTFATFFLFEVLKRLAVHPVQYALVGLSLALFYLLLLSLSEHLAFALAYLLSASACVGLIGFYVSFVLHSWQRGLGFGALLAALYAMLYGLLNAEDYALLMGSLLVFGVLGSVMVLTRKLDWYDVGRTAPQA
- a CDS encoding VRR-NUC domain-containing protein, translated to MLSLDAPELYYLANFRKALAWLDAHHRDLMDDAERAFVADFPRQPLPAQALLVRLVMRKGVHFRVSKLRYAEIGEIPSAAAPLLQRGWLIDCAALSFDELGALLLKDELAAHFASDLPGGNLKKSEALDHLRELHSEPRSLADWCPQLDERLLSLAIGPLCDRLRLMFFGNLAQDWSEFVLADLGIFRYEQVPITPGSRGFRHRQDVDDYLHLRACREAFEAGMAVTEVLQQLGDFSSDSAHISDRHQRLLLQLAQHLERTGELDSALALYRDTRALGSRQRQIRVLERLGRDAEALALAEQVLNAPHNAEEAQLAERARSRLRKRLGLPPAAKAAKLIEDRLDLRLPRAARVELAVAMHLAEPDAPVHYVENTLICGLFGLLCWEAIFAPLPGAFFHPFHTGPVDLHRADFHARRAELFAACLTRLEDGSYLDAMRRTHAEKFGIQSPFVLWELLDAERLEQALACLPPAHLAAWFRRLLADIRENRAGMPDLIQFWPAEGRYRMIEVKGPGDRLQDNQKRWLAFCAEHGMPVSVCYVEWSD